The proteins below come from a single Eubacterium limosum genomic window:
- a CDS encoding helix-turn-helix domain-containing protein, with protein MDPYEQIRLLEDQLQTKKDYISKLEAQLEAQNSRGAGRKRKLNSKDIELIKSYRAKGCTYAEIAENFGLSVGSVYNYCNH; from the coding sequence ATGGACCCATATGAACAGATTCGGCTGCTGGAGGATCAGCTCCAGACAAAAAAAGATTATATCTCCAAGCTCGAGGCTCAGCTTGAGGCGCAGAACAGCCGTGGTGCCGGAAGAAAGCGCAAGCTGAACAGTAAGGATATTGAATTGATTAAGAGCTACCGCGCAAAGGGCTGTACCTACGCAGAAATTGCGGAAAACTTTGGTCTGAGTGTCGGTTCAGTCTATAATTACTGCAACCATTAA
- a CDS encoding bifunctional diguanylate cyclase/phosphodiesterase, with protein sequence MAKHKFLDWGNRSIIRKIFTPMIIVMVIQAILFSFVILWGGTIEQLNNNALDILNERVINRKNYLENEMIQRWSNVDESVKSINSTVEKVLKEKNASVQDLGTNAALPEAVISSNTQNLIYLIRKNFVTGAFIILTGNDTNYELEPGQSVQKTSLYIRDSDPGSDVVDNSDLSLERAPVDVTKATNVTMATGWAPLLNFSGDDPDASAFYYKPLKAAAENPDFAYSDLAYWSRPFKLNSDESDVITYSVPLRTENGTIYGVLGVEVSADYLQKILPNTELDSNKNASYLLAVDANQDGSFQNVVTTGTAYKRLAGNADHTTFEDDPYYKNIYGIKKNERITEDALGAVQYLNLYNSNTPFSGDKWALVGVTTNKNLFAFSDMVMRMVMIALSISLAIGLIGILLAGIHFTKPITTLVQQVKKSNPRMPVNLDKTNITEIDELAGAIETLSQDVASSASKLSRIIAIAGIPIAAFEINKVTEEVYCTDSFFKMLNLSHVKEASDGLNKENFESIMLGLKILNQDFDPQTNVTVIEIMDQNKQSKWIEIKLVEDDVNILGVIRDVTIETLERLKIEHERDYDILTNLLNRRAFYAALNERFGTPERLKTAAVLMLDLDNLKYINDTYGHDFGDEYIRSTANILKQFASPNAIFARISGDEFYALIYGYDSKDQIRPIISEIRQRLLNTAFPLLNDPDLKIRASGGVAWYPDDSCSYEALLKYADFAMYQIKNSVKGEFCEFDSKSYSENAYLLENKEELNKFIDGNLVDYHFQPIVDIRDGQIIGYEALMRSRLSTLKTPMEILALAKSQSKLHQIEWLTWFNSLKALKENQEAFGGARMFINSISNQLLSSDEMEELEQLYQPILGQVVVELTEEERTNESFTRKKQRYIRNWGAGLALDDFGTGYNSDANLLFMTPDYVKIDMSIVQNIDEDINRQKLLQNLVTYFKERKIKIIAEGVETVNELHALIRFGVDYVQGFYLGRPDIQPQKLTDEQVAEILRLNAEVRNEV encoded by the coding sequence AAAATGCTTCGGTGCAGGACCTCGGTACAAACGCAGCCCTGCCTGAAGCGGTCATTTCCTCAAATACCCAGAATCTGATTTATCTGATCCGAAAAAATTTTGTGACAGGCGCCTTTATCATTTTGACGGGCAATGACACAAATTATGAGCTGGAGCCAGGTCAGTCTGTACAGAAGACCTCTTTGTACATCCGGGACTCAGACCCGGGGAGCGATGTTGTCGACAATTCTGACCTTTCACTGGAGCGGGCGCCGGTCGATGTTACAAAGGCCACGAATGTGACCATGGCAACCGGATGGGCGCCGCTGCTGAACTTCTCGGGAGATGATCCTGACGCGTCGGCTTTTTATTACAAACCGCTTAAAGCCGCGGCGGAGAACCCTGATTTTGCCTATTCAGATCTTGCCTACTGGAGTCGTCCTTTTAAGCTGAATTCAGACGAAAGCGATGTGATTACCTATTCGGTGCCGCTGAGGACAGAAAATGGGACGATTTATGGTGTGCTGGGTGTTGAAGTCTCAGCGGATTATCTCCAGAAGATTCTCCCGAACACGGAGCTGGATTCCAATAAGAACGCTTCCTATCTGCTGGCAGTGGACGCTAATCAGGATGGAAGCTTTCAGAATGTAGTAACGACCGGGACCGCCTATAAACGGCTTGCCGGAAATGCCGACCACACAACCTTTGAAGATGATCCTTATTATAAAAATATCTATGGCATAAAAAAGAATGAGCGAATCACAGAAGATGCGCTCGGCGCAGTTCAATACCTGAACCTGTACAACAGCAATACGCCCTTCTCAGGAGACAAGTGGGCACTTGTCGGCGTGACAACCAATAAAAACCTGTTTGCCTTTTCGGATATGGTCATGCGGATGGTTATGATCGCATTGTCCATTTCGCTTGCCATTGGATTGATTGGAATTCTGCTCGCTGGCATCCATTTTACCAAGCCCATTACGACATTGGTGCAGCAGGTTAAAAAGAGTAACCCCAGAATGCCGGTAAATCTCGATAAAACAAACATTACTGAGATAGATGAACTGGCCGGAGCTATCGAGACACTGAGTCAGGATGTGGCCAGTTCTGCTTCCAAACTCTCGCGTATCATCGCCATTGCGGGGATACCGATCGCCGCTTTTGAGATTAATAAGGTAACAGAAGAGGTCTACTGCACAGACAGCTTTTTCAAGATGCTGAATTTGAGCCATGTGAAAGAGGCGTCTGATGGTCTGAACAAAGAAAACTTTGAATCCATTATGCTTGGCCTTAAAATTCTGAATCAGGATTTTGACCCTCAGACAAATGTGACGGTTATTGAAATTATGGATCAGAACAAGCAGAGCAAATGGATCGAAATCAAGCTGGTAGAGGATGATGTGAACATTCTTGGCGTTATCCGGGATGTGACCATTGAAACACTGGAACGGCTGAAAATAGAGCATGAACGCGACTATGATATTCTGACTAACCTGTTAAACCGGAGGGCCTTCTACGCTGCGCTGAACGAGCGTTTTGGGACACCTGAAAGACTGAAAACGGCGGCGGTTCTTATGCTTGACCTGGATAACCTGAAATACATCAACGATACCTATGGTCATGATTTTGGGGATGAATACATACGCAGTACAGCGAATATACTTAAGCAGTTTGCTTCTCCCAACGCGATTTTTGCGAGAATATCCGGCGATGAATTTTATGCTCTGATTTATGGCTATGACAGCAAGGATCAGATACGCCCGATTATATCGGAGATACGGCAGAGGCTTTTGAACACAGCTTTCCCGCTGTTGAATGACCCTGACCTTAAAATACGGGCTTCCGGTGGCGTAGCCTGGTATCCGGATGATTCATGCTCCTATGAGGCGCTTTTAAAATACGCTGATTTTGCCATGTACCAGATAAAAAATTCTGTAAAGGGTGAGTTCTGCGAGTTTGATTCCAAGAGCTACAGCGAAAACGCCTATCTTCTTGAAAACAAAGAAGAACTGAATAAATTTATTGATGGAAATCTGGTCGATTACCACTTCCAGCCCATCGTTGATATACGTGACGGGCAGATCATCGGCTATGAGGCGCTTATGCGCTCCAGACTCTCAACCTTGAAGACCCCAATGGAAATTCTGGCGCTTGCCAAGTCACAGTCCAAGCTTCACCAGATTGAGTGGCTGACCTGGTTTAACAGCCTGAAAGCACTCAAAGAAAATCAGGAAGCCTTTGGCGGTGCGCGGATGTTCATTAACTCCATTTCAAACCAACTGCTCTCCAGCGATGAGATGGAAGAGCTGGAACAGCTTTACCAGCCCATTCTGGGGCAGGTTGTTGTCGAGCTGACAGAGGAAGAGCGGACAAACGAAAGCTTCACACGCAAAAAACAGCGTTATATCCGAAACTGGGGAGCAGGCTTGGCCCTGGATGATTTTGGAACAGGCTATAACAGCGACGCAAATCTGCTTTTTATGACGCCCGATTATGTAAAGATTGATATGTCGATTGTTCAGAATATTGATGAAGATATTAACCGGCAAAAGCTGTTGCAAAACCTGGTAACCTATTTCAAGGAAAGAAAAATCAAGATTATTGCTGAAGGGGTGGAAACCGTCAATGAACTGCATGCGCTGATCCGTTTTGGCGTGGATTATGTCCAGGGCTTTTATCTGGGCAGGCCAGATATACAGCCACAGAAGCTGACGGATGAACAGGTGGCAGAAATTTTGCGGCTAAACGCAGAAGTTAGAAACGAAGTATAA
- a CDS encoding PTS sugar transporter subunit IIC/EAL domain-containing protein encodes MKKLLSGGIEKLFSKLEENRILTAVRDGMILAIPWIMAGSFALLLKSLPIPAYKAFLETFLNGFFLNMLLLINDATLGIISLILLLTISLSFEKQTSTENLGLLPLISLCAYIAFAYNIESGFTFEIFQSTWLFNAVVVSIVTCLLYDKLSILFLNTFKSYSEGADNHFNQALAALVPGGMIIFLFALLNNLMVMVFGIPNFQMLVSNYLFGLFQHLGRGLGSALFFVFIMHFLWFFGVHGANMLDDVAKTFFSQGPWIATKTFFDTFIFFGGCGALLCLVVAIFIGERRKSVRELSAIATFPVLFNMNELILFGVPVVFNPVYFIPFILTPLVLTLISYGAFYFGLVPMITSTVEWTSPIFLSGYAATGSIAGSLLQLLNLAVGTLIYLPFVQLSQKQQLKTLTRRIEELSDVVRRAEESGEKPVLLRRTGRLSTVAKGLVSELRRDIRNRSINLYYQPQVNAEGRVIGAEALLRWKHPVAGFLYPPLVIALAEEAGLLEELGRIITETACDDLEGLRPLVDDQFMISVNLTASQLDNPKIYEQMKALLDRHSFGPWQLGLELTEQMALSSSQTMTDRLMALHEMGMPLIMDDFGMGHSSLMYLQNNQFDIVKLDGSLVKQLMSNKRSSDIISSIIYLSHSLKFEVLAEFVETAEQRDALLALGCRNYQGYLYSPAIPIDALRLFVQKTD; translated from the coding sequence GTGAAAAAACTTCTGAGCGGCGGCATCGAAAAATTATTCAGCAAACTTGAGGAAAACCGCATACTGACCGCTGTACGTGACGGAATGATCCTGGCAATACCGTGGATTATGGCCGGGTCCTTTGCGTTGCTGCTTAAAAGCCTGCCGATACCGGCTTACAAGGCTTTTTTAGAGACCTTTTTGAATGGCTTTTTCTTGAATATGCTGCTGCTGATTAACGACGCGACCCTTGGTATTATCTCACTCATCCTGCTGCTGACAATCAGCCTGAGCTTTGAAAAGCAGACAAGTACGGAAAATCTGGGGCTTCTTCCGCTCATCAGCCTCTGCGCTTATATAGCCTTTGCCTACAATATTGAGAGTGGATTTACCTTTGAGATATTTCAGAGCACCTGGCTTTTTAATGCGGTGGTAGTCTCGATTGTGACCTGCCTGCTTTATGACAAATTATCCATACTTTTTTTAAACACCTTTAAATCTTATTCGGAAGGGGCGGACAATCATTTTAACCAGGCTCTGGCAGCACTGGTGCCGGGTGGGATGATTATTTTTCTGTTTGCCCTTTTAAATAATCTGATGGTCATGGTTTTTGGCATCCCCAATTTTCAGATGCTGGTATCCAATTATCTTTTTGGGCTTTTTCAGCATTTGGGAAGGGGACTGGGCAGTGCACTTTTCTTTGTGTTTATTATGCACTTTTTGTGGTTCTTTGGCGTGCACGGGGCCAATATGCTGGATGACGTCGCAAAAACCTTTTTTAGCCAAGGCCCATGGATTGCGACCAAGACCTTTTTTGACACGTTTATCTTTTTTGGCGGCTGTGGCGCGCTGCTGTGCCTGGTAGTTGCCATCTTTATCGGAGAACGGCGTAAAAGCGTGCGGGAGCTTTCGGCCATCGCGACCTTTCCGGTTTTGTTTAATATGAATGAGCTGATCCTTTTTGGCGTCCCTGTGGTCTTTAATCCTGTTTATTTTATTCCCTTTATCCTGACGCCGCTGGTGCTGACGCTTATCAGCTATGGTGCTTTTTATTTTGGCCTGGTGCCAATGATCACGAGCACGGTGGAGTGGACAAGCCCGATTTTTCTGAGCGGTTACGCGGCCACTGGCTCCATTGCCGGGAGTCTGCTCCAGCTTCTGAATCTGGCGGTGGGGACTTTGATATACCTGCCCTTTGTGCAGCTGTCCCAGAAGCAGCAGCTCAAAACCCTGACGCGTCGGATTGAGGAGCTCAGCGATGTGGTCAGAAGAGCAGAGGAAAGCGGAGAAAAGCCGGTTTTATTGAGACGCACAGGCAGACTGTCGACAGTGGCCAAGGGCCTTGTCAGTGAGCTGCGGCGGGATATCCGAAATCGCAGTATCAACCTTTATTATCAGCCCCAGGTTAACGCGGAGGGCAGGGTGATCGGCGCAGAGGCACTGCTCAGATGGAAGCACCCTGTGGCAGGATTTCTTTACCCGCCGCTGGTTATCGCCCTGGCTGAGGAAGCAGGCTTGCTTGAAGAGCTTGGCCGGATCATTACAGAGACGGCCTGCGACGATTTGGAAGGGCTCCGGCCCCTGGTTGATGACCAGTTTATGATTTCCGTCAATCTGACCGCGAGCCAGCTTGATAATCCCAAAATTTATGAGCAGATGAAAGCCCTGCTGGATCGCCATAGCTTTGGGCCTTGGCAGCTGGGCCTTGAACTGACGGAGCAGATGGCACTGTCCAGTTCGCAGACAATGACGGACCGGCTGATGGCGCTTCATGAGATGGGGATGCCATTGATTATGGATGACTTCGGAATGGGGCACAGCTCGCTGATGTATCTGCAGAATAACCAGTTTGATATCGTTAAGCTCGATGGCTCGCTCGTCAAGCAGCTGATGAGCAATAAGCGCAGCAGTGATATTATTTCCTCGATCATCTACCTGTCGCATTCTCTTAAATTTGAGGTGCTGGCTGAGTTCGTGGAGACCGCCGAGCAGCGAGACGCGCTGCTGGCGCTGGGGTGCAGAAATTATCAGGGCTACCTGTACAGCCCGGCCATCCCCATTGACGCGCTGAGGCTTTTTGTGCAGAAAACCGATTGA